Proteins co-encoded in one Zonotrichia albicollis isolate bZonAlb1 chromosome 30, bZonAlb1.hap1, whole genome shotgun sequence genomic window:
- the NECTIN4 gene encoding nectin-4 encodes MEPRGMPGAPVLLLGFLLAVTGGGRVEVPRSVTAVLGQDVVLPCRYRAQEQEQVVQVTWLKRGGAGAVPAEVAVLNPQHGEHVQEPFVGRVLRHGHGDLGDGAIVLRNAVQGDEGDYECHLITFPMGNFEGRLTLRVLVPPLPILNPGPPLEEGQGRTLAASCTAEGSPVPSVRWETEVRGTNATRRSAHARSASVTSEFFLVPGRSMNGKSLTCVVAHPGLRHEKRITHTLSVAYLSDASVLGHTAEWQEGMEGAALTCLGDGNPPPTYNWTRVDAPLPAGVRVKGDTLLFQRPLAVADAGDYVCRVSNRVAAKEARANVSIRGRATEDTVRRVDLVSASVVVVGVIAAVLLCVLVIVVVVMTLYHKRKTQRISEKYEEELTLTRENSIRRLHSSHSSDPRAQLEETLQLRTESRQGSLRGDSLRGDSLRGDSLRGDSLRGTSICSAMSEEPEGRSYSTLSTVREIETQTDVPVVVPAVPTVPPAPGGKEPKEEEEEGGGGGGDPIKAAMTHFVQENGMLQAKPSSNGIYINGRGHLV; translated from the exons ATGGAGCCCCGCGGGATGCCCGGGGCGCCCGTGCTCCTGCTCGGCTTCCTGCTCGCCGTCACCG GCGGTGGTCGCGTGGAGGTGCCGCGCAGCGTGACGGCCGTGCTGGGCCAGGACGTGGTGCTGCCGTGCCGGTACCGggcgcaggagcaggagcaggtggTGCAGGTGACGTGGCTGAAGCGCGGCGGCGCGGGCGCGGTGCCCGCCGAGGTGGCCGTGCTGAACCCGCAGCACGGCGAGCACGTGCAGGAGCCCTTCGTGGGCCGTGTGCTGCGCCACGGGCACGGCGACCTCGGCGACGGCGCCATCGTGCTGCGCAACGCCGTGCAGGGCGACGAGGGCGACTACGAGTGCCACCTGATCACCTTCCCCATGGGCAACTTCGAGGGGCGCCTCACGCTCAGGGTGCTCG TGCCACCGCTGCCCATCCTGAACCCGGGCCCGCCGCTGGAGGAGGGCCAGGGCCGGACGCTGGCGGCCTCGTGCACGGCCGAGGGCAGCCCGGTGCCGTCGGTGCGCTGGGAGACCGAGGTGCGCGGCACCAACGCCACGCGGCGCTCGGCCCACGCGCGCTCCGCCTCCGTCACCAGCGAGTTCTTCCTGGTGCCCGGGCGCAGCATGAACGGCAAGAGCCTCACCTGCGTGGTGGCACACCCCGGCCTGCGCCACGAGAAGAGGATCACGCACACGCTCAGCGTCGCCT aCCTGTCGGATGCGTCGGTGCTGGGCCACACGGCCGAGtggcaggaggggatggagggggcgGCGCTGACCTGCCTGGGGGACGGCAACCCCCCCCCGACCTACAACTGGACACG GGTGGATGCGCCGCTGCCCGCGGGTGTCAGGGTCAAGGGGGACACGCTGCTGTTCCAGCGGCCGCTGGCCGTGGCCGACGCCGGTGACTACGTGTGCCGAGTGTCCAACCGGGTGGCCGCCAAGGAGGCCCGGGCCAACGTCAGCATCCGGGGACGCGCcacag AGGACACGGTGCGCCGCGTGGACCTGGTGTCGGCCTCGGTGGTGGTGGTCGGGGTCATCGCCGCCGTCCTGCTCTGCGTCCTCGTCATCGTCGTGGTGGTCATGACCCTGTACCACAAACGCAAAACACAGCGCATCTCCGAGAAGTA cgAGGAGGAGCTGACGCTGACCCGGGAAAATTCCATCCGGAGGCTCCACTCCAGCCACAGCAGCGACCCCcgggcacag CTGGAGGAGACGCTGCAGCTGCGCACGGAGAGTCGCCAGGGCAGCCTGAGGGGGGACAGCCTGCGAGGGGACAGCCTGAGGGGGGACAGCTTGAGAGGGGACAGCCTGCGTGGCACCAGCATCTGCTCCGCCATG agCGAGGAGCCCGAGGGCCGCAGTTACTCCACGCTCTCCACGGTGCGGGAGATCGAGACGCAGACCGACGTCCCTGTGgttgtccccgctgtccccacgGTGCCACCGGCGCCCGGCGGGAAGGAGcccaaggaggaggaggaggagggtggggGCGGCGGGGGGGACCCCATCAAGGCGGCCATGACGCACTTTGTGCAGGAGAACGGCATGCTGCAGGCCAAGCCCAGCTCCAACGGCATCTACATCAACGGCCGCGGCCACCTGGTGTGA
- the ARHGAP30 gene encoding rho GTPase-activating protein 30 translates to MSLALKARQRARRKGGSRERLFGCDLQEHLQRSGQDVPQVLRSCTEFVEQHGVVDGIYRLSGVSSNTQRLRTEFEAQRSPDLSRDIYLQDVHCVSSLCKAYCRELPNPLLTYQLYDKFADAVAIQMEEARLVKIKEVLKELPAPHYRTLEFLMRHLLRMAAHSGRTNMHARNLAIVWAPNLLRSRDIEASGFNGTAAFMEVRVQSIVVEFILTHVEQLFGDAPLSGGDSPRRSLLLPGAVPPLHVPAVLSQGDGPPQMRPYHTIIELSEHRSKGSLKAKKWRSIFNLGRSGHEAKRKSGKAEEKEKCGKVTLRPAKSMDSLSSGPSGPSGPEAARLLPKLSVKLRPQRQHSSDATPAVPEPPPELDESLEEPLEAAAESSTKSEPTTPKAPRAGPGVGGRSRAEKCAGLHISGPYAVTVPPHITSNLSRLTRGLPCPALEREQSPGSAPEPARDPRPRSEDAEQSRLSLELRDSFAFLDGPETWLEGGGDMEAVPRSPGIEDGTPGIEDGTLGIEEWILGIEDGTPGIGDGFPAVEEGMESGFMNPGERWAEQPDSYLSIEECTEQDMFFLAPGASEPDSDPDEIFLSAHDELSPLGTPEGPPGEGTALENLENPEITEIPEIPEILEIPEIPETSKIPKVLEIPEIPETSKIPKVLEILEIPEMSETPKIPKVLETPENQEIPEIPEIPEILEIPEIPETSKIPKVLEILEIPEMSETPKIPKVLETPEIPEIPEILEIPEIPQNQEIPGIPKMPEITEISEIPKVLEISETPKIPEILAQTPPEQDGPGVGDPPQHPHGEGAAEGDPSPRMEVWGEGRGLGGPAGNGGTDGAGSQPLIPGEGDPRDFGGSPPAQLPQEPPEPPTPGAVPEGVLDGAGVTPGTTPNSPSPPAPKNLELIQDGSLRPPKLIQDEPPKIPELIWDEPPKPLELIHADPPKSLQPSGALEPPKSLEPIWDEPPKSLKLIQDEPPRFSESPRPLNVTQGGAPQSWDPHGPPNLIWDGYPKSLEPILTEPPKSWDTPRPLEPILTEPPKSWDTPVPPNPIQDRRPKSLGPLLAEPPKSQDPPGPPDPTRDGRPKSLGPLPDPLRSSRRPLPILGARVMVARAVPVVPPKPHFAHALLGPSQIPLGTPKFPPGPPGTPPNTPETPPNPLGTPSNSPGTPWQPWGGASAERGQGPPRAECK, encoded by the exons atgtccctggcGCTCAAGGCCCGGCAGCGGGCGAGGCGCAAGGGCGGCTCCCGGGAGCGCCTCTTCGGCTGCGACCTCCAGGAGCATCTCCAGCGCTCGGGGCAGGACG TGCCGCAGGTGCTCCGGAGCTGCACGGAGTTCGTGGAGCAGCACGGGGTGGTCGATGGCATCTACCGCCTGTCCGGGGTGTCCTCCAACACACAGCGGCTGCG GACAGAGTTTGAAGCCCAGCGCAGCCCGGACCTGTCGCGGGACATTTACCTGCAGGACGTTCACTGCGTCAGCTCCCTGTGCAAGGCCTACTGCCGCGAGCTGCCCAACCCCCTGCTCACCTACCAGCTCTACGACAAGTTCGCC GATGCGGTGGCCATCCAGATGGAGGAGGCGCGGCTGGTGAAGATCAAGGAGGTGCTCAAGGAGCTGCCGGCGCCTCACTACAG GACGCTGGAGTTCCTGATGCGGCACCTGCTGCGCATGGCGGCGCACAGCGGGCGCACCAACATGCACGCCAGGAACCTGGCCATCGTCTGGGCGCCCAACCTGCTGCG ctcgaGGGACATCGAGGCCTCGGGGTTCAACGGCACGGCGGCGTTCATGGAGGTGCGCGTGCAGTCCATCGTGGTGGAGTTCATCCTCACACACGTGGAGCAGCTCTTCGGGGACGCGCCGCTCTCAG GTGGGGACAGTCCCCGTCGCTCGCTGCTCCTGCCCGGGGCTGTCCCCCCCCTGCAcgtcccagctgtgctgagccaggGCGACGGCCCCCCCCAGATGCGGCCCTACCACACCATCATCGAGCTCAGCGAGCACAG gAGCAAGGGCTCCCTCAAGGCCAAGAAGTGGAGATCCATCTTCAACCTGGGCCGCTCCGGGCACGAGGCCAAGCGGAAATCGGGGAAGGCGGAGGAAaaag aGAAGTGTGGGAAGGTCACTCTGCGGCCAGCCAAGAGCATGGACTCGCTCAGCTCCGGCCCCTCCGGACCGTCCG GCCCGGAGGCGGCGCGGCTGCTGCCGAAGCTGTCGGTGAAGCtgcggccgcagcggcagcacAGCTCGGACGCGACCCCCGCGgtcccggagccgccgccggaGCTGGACGAGAGCCTGGAGGAGCCGCTGGAAGCGGCGGCCGAGAGCAGCACCAAGTCGGAGCCCAccacccccaaagccccccgggccgggccgggggtcGGTGGCCGCTCCCGCGCCGAGAAATGCGCGGGGCTGCACATCTCGGGCCCCTACGCGGTCACCGTCCCGCCGCACATCACCTCCAACCTGTCCCGCCTCACCCGCGGGCTCCCGTGCCCCGCGCTGgaacgggagcagagccccggcagcgCCCCCGAGCCCGCCCGggacccccggccccgctccg AAGATGCGGAGCAGAGCCggctctccctggagctccGCGACTCCTTCGCCTTCCTGGACGGCCCCGAGACGTGGCTGGAGGGCGGCGGTGACATGGAAGCGGTGCCGCGGAGCCCCGGGATCGAGGACGGGACACCCGGGATCGAGGATGGGACCCTCGGGATCGAGGAATGGATCCTGGGGATCGAGGACGGGACCCCCGGGATCGGGGATGGGTTCCCGGCCgtggaggaggggatggagagcgGGTTCATGAAC CCAGGTGAGCGCTGGGCGGAGCAGCCGGACAGTTACCTGTCCATCGAGGAGTGCACGGAGCAGGACATGTTCTTCCTGGCCCCCGGCGCCTCCGAGCCCGACTCCGACCCCGACGAAATCTTCCTGAGCGCCCACGATGAGCTCAGCCCCCTGGGGACCCCCGAGGGACCCCCGGGCgaggggacagccctggagaACCTGGAGAACCCAGAGATCACTGAGATCCCAGAGATCCCCGAAATCCTGGAGATCCCGGAGATCCCAGAgacctcaaaaatcccaaaagtccTGGAGATCCCAGAGATCCCAGAgacctcaaaaatcccaaaagtccTGGAGATCTTGGAGATCCCAGAGATgtcagagaccccaaaaatcccaaaagtttTGGAGACCCCGGAGAACCAAGAGATCCCAGAGATCCCAGAGATCCCCGAAATCCTGGAGATCCCAGAGATCCCAGAgacctcaaaaatcccaaaagtccTGGAGATCCTGGAGATCCCAGAGATgtcagagaccccaaaaatcccaaaagtttTGGAGACCCCGGAGATCCCAGAGATCCCCGAAATCCTGGAGatcccagagatcccacagaACCAAGAGATCCCAGGGATCCCAAAAATGCCAGAGATCACAGAGATCTCAGAGATCCCAAAAGTCCTGGAGATCTCAGAgactcccaaaatcccagagattTTGGCCCAAACGCCCCCAGAACAGGATGGTCCAGGAGTGGGGGACCCCCCCCAGCACCCtcatggggagggggctgcagagggagaccccagccccaggatggaGGTCTGGGGTGAGGGAAGGGGGCTCGGGGGTCCCGCTGGGAATGGGGGCACGGATGGAGCTGGATCCCAGCCCCTCATCCCAGGGGAGGGGGATccccgggattttggggggtctcctccagcccagctcccccaagagccccccgagcccccaACCCCGGGGGCTGTTCCTGAGGGGGTCCTGGATGGGGCCGGTGTCACCCCCGGGACCACCCCAaactccccctctccccctgccccCAAAAACCTGGAGCTAATCCAGGATGGgtccctgagacccccaaaattgATCCAGGatgagccccccaaaatcccggaGCTGATTTGGGatgagccccccaaacccctggaGCTGATCCATGCtgatccccccaaatccctgcagccctctggagccctggagccccccaaatccctggagccGATTTGGGAtgagccccccaaatccctgaagcTGATCCAGGATGAGCCCCCCAGATTCTCAGAGTCCCCCAGACCCCTGAATGTGACCCAGGGTGGTGCCCCCCAATCCTGGGACCCCCATGGACCCCCAAATCTGATCTGGGACGGGTACCCCAAATCTCTGGAGCCGATCCTGACCGagccccccaaatcctgggacacccccagacccctggAGCCGATCCTGACCGagccccccaaatcctgggACACCCCGGTACCCCCAAATCCGATCCAGGACAGgcgccccaaatccctggggccgctcctggctgagccccccaaatcccaggaccccccgggacccccagaTCCAACCCGGGACGGgcgccccaaatccctggggccTCTCCCGGACCCCCTGCGCAGCtcccgccgccccctccccattttgggGGCGCGGGTGATGGTGGCCCGGGCCGTGCCCGTggtgccccccaaaccccactttGCCCATGCCCTCCTGGGACCCTCCCAAATCCcactgggaaccccaaaatttcccccgggacccccaggGACGCCCCCAAAtacccctgagacccccccaaatccccttgggaccccctcaaattcccccgggaccccctggcagccctgggggggGGCGAGCGCTGAGCGTGGGCAGGGCCCCCCCAGAGCAGAGTGCaaataa
- the USF1 gene encoding upstream stimulatory factor 1, translated as MKGQQKAAETEEGTVQIQEGSVATGEDPTSVAIASIQSAATFPDPGVKYVFRTEGGGTQVMYRVIQVADGQLDAQTEGTSAISGYPATQSMTQAVIQGAFTSEEQVDSEAAPSETHYTYFPAAGVADGAAATAATAATAVVTTQSSEALLGQPTPTGQFFVMMSPQEVLPGGAQRSIAPRAHPYSPKSEAPRATRDEKRRAQHNEVERRRRDKINNWIVQLSKIIPDCSMENTKSGQSKGGILSKACDYIQELRQSNLRLSEELQGLDQLQMDNEVLRQQVEELKNKNLLLRAQLRQHGLEIVIKNDTH; from the exons ATGAAGGG GCAGCAAAAAGCAGCCGAGACCGAGGAGGGGACGGTGCAGATCCAGGAAG GCTCGGTGGCCACGGGCGAGGACCCCACGAGCGTGGCCATCGCCAGCATCCAATCGGCCGCCACCTTCCCCGACCCCGGCGTCAAGTATGTGTTCAGGACCGAGGGCGGTGGCACGCAG gtgatGTACCGGGTGATCCAGGTGGCTGACGGGCAGCTGGACGCACAGACCGAGGGCACCAGCGCCATCAGCGGCTACCCGGCCACACAGTCCATGACACAG GCGGTGATCCAGGGCGCGTTCACGAGCGAGGAGCAGGTGGACTCGGAGGCGGCTCCCAGCGAGACGCACTACACCTACTTCCCCGCCGCAGGTGTGGCCGAcggcgccgccgccaccgccgccacGGCCGCCACCGCCGTGGTGACCACGCAGAGCTCCGAGgcgctgctggggcagcccacGCCCACAG GGCAGTTTTTCGTGATGATGTCACCACAGGAGGTGCTCCCGGGGGGGGCCCAGCGCTCCATCGCCCCCCGCGCGCACCCCTACTCCCC GAAGTCGGAGGCTCCCCGAGCCACGCGGGACGAGAAGCGCCGGGCACAGCACAACGAAG TGGAGCGCCGGCGCCGGGACAAGATCAACAACTGGATCGTGCAGCTGTCCAAGATCATCCCCGACTGCTCCATGGAGAACACCAAATCCGGACAG AGCAAGGGCGGGATCCTGTCCAAGGCCTGCGACTACATCCAGGAGCTGCGGCAGAGCAACCTGCGGCTGAgcgaggagctgcagggcctggacCAGCTGCAGATGGACAACGAGGTGCTGCGCCAGCAG